In Pleurodeles waltl isolate 20211129_DDA chromosome 5, aPleWal1.hap1.20221129, whole genome shotgun sequence, one genomic interval encodes:
- the LOC138296067 gene encoding E3 ubiquitin-protein ligase RNF146-B-like isoform X1 — MLLCATRQNAHFCCKSGNRALCCRMSGFGEIDHSIMLPTSKRLVEPCSNAAASLTVPECAICLQTCVHPVSLPCKHVFCYLCVKGASWLGKRCALCRQEIPEDFLDKPNLLSPEELKAASRGNGEHAWYYEGRNGWWQYDERTSRELEDAFTKGKKNTEMLIAGFLYVADLENMVQFRRNEHGRRRKIKRDITDIPKKGVAGLRLDCDSTSLVVPRESSADGADSTGAVSVQPVQATSTGTPITSFGGQPTSPVTPTADASTSLETSFAHLQIHSEGLPIWNHRGEAEEDINQLSGRILPSDISQEETESDASSDSEDVSSRLQLHMSSTQQRLLSSDANSTVQEGGGTNGGQASGSVRSRRPDGECTVTEV, encoded by the exons atgctactttgtgcGACTAgacaaaatgcacatttctgctgcAAATCTGGGAACAGAGCTCTCTGCTGCAG GATGTCTGGTTTTGGAGAAATTGATCATTCTATTATGCTTCCCACGAGCAAGAGACTTGTTGAGCCATGTTCAAATGCTGCTGCTTCTCTGACTGTTCCTGAATGCGCCATTTGCCTGCAGACGTGTGTGCACCCAGTCAGCTTGCCATGCAAGCATGTCTTTTGCTACCTGTGTGTGAAAGGAGCTTCCTGGCTTGGAAAGCGCTGTGCTCTGTGTCGGCAAGAGATTCCTGAAGACTTTCTTGACAAACCAAACTTATTGTCTCCAGAGGAACTGAAAGCAGCAAGCAGAGGGAATGGAGAGCATGCATGGTATTACGAGGGAAGGAATGGATGGTGGCAGTATGATGAGCGCACAAGCCGAGAGCTTGAAGATGCCTTtacaaaaggcaaaaagaacaCAGAAATGTTGATTGCTGGGTTTTTGTATGTGGCAGACCTAGAAAACATGGTTCAGTTTAGGCGAAATGAGCATGGCAGGCGACGTAAAATCAAGAGGGACATAACAGATATCCCAAAGAAGGGAGTTGCTGGTCTCCGTTTAGACTGTGATTCCACATCTCTCGTTGTACCAAGAGAAAGTTCTGCCGATGGAGCCGACAGTACAGGAGCCGTCTCCGTACAGCCAGTACAGGCTACATCCACTGGCACGCCCATAACGTCCTTCGGGGGACAGCCCACAAGTCCGGTGACACCAACTGCTGATGCAAGCACTTCCTTAGAGACATCGTTTGCACACTTGCAAATACATTCTGAGGGACTACCCATCTGGAATCATAGAGGTGAAGCTGAAGAGGACATAAATCAGCTTTCTGGCAGGATACTGCCTTCAGATATTTCTCAGGAGGAAACTGAATCTGATGCTAGTAGCGACAGTGAGGATGTATCATCTCGCCTTCAACTTCACATGTCATCAACACAACAGAGACTATTATCTTCAGATGCAAACTCAACAGTGCAAGAAGGAGGTGGCACAAATGGTGGCCAAGCAAGCGGCAGCGTAAGATCTAGAAGACCAGATGGAGAGTGCACAGTGACTGAGGTCTAA
- the LOC138296067 gene encoding E3 ubiquitin-protein ligase RNF146-like isoform X2, whose amino-acid sequence MSGFGEIDHSIMLPTSKRLVEPCSNAAASLTVPECAICLQTCVHPVSLPCKHVFCYLCVKGASWLGKRCALCRQEIPEDFLDKPNLLSPEELKAASRGNGEHAWYYEGRNGWWQYDERTSRELEDAFTKGKKNTEMLIAGFLYVADLENMVQFRRNEHGRRRKIKRDITDIPKKGVAGLRLDCDSTSLVVPRESSADGADSTGAVSVQPVQATSTGTPITSFGGQPTSPVTPTADASTSLETSFAHLQIHSEGLPIWNHRGEAEEDINQLSGRILPSDISQEETESDASSDSEDVSSRLQLHMSSTQQRLLSSDANSTVQEGGGTNGGQASGSVRSRRPDGECTVTEV is encoded by the coding sequence ATGTCTGGTTTTGGAGAAATTGATCATTCTATTATGCTTCCCACGAGCAAGAGACTTGTTGAGCCATGTTCAAATGCTGCTGCTTCTCTGACTGTTCCTGAATGCGCCATTTGCCTGCAGACGTGTGTGCACCCAGTCAGCTTGCCATGCAAGCATGTCTTTTGCTACCTGTGTGTGAAAGGAGCTTCCTGGCTTGGAAAGCGCTGTGCTCTGTGTCGGCAAGAGATTCCTGAAGACTTTCTTGACAAACCAAACTTATTGTCTCCAGAGGAACTGAAAGCAGCAAGCAGAGGGAATGGAGAGCATGCATGGTATTACGAGGGAAGGAATGGATGGTGGCAGTATGATGAGCGCACAAGCCGAGAGCTTGAAGATGCCTTtacaaaaggcaaaaagaacaCAGAAATGTTGATTGCTGGGTTTTTGTATGTGGCAGACCTAGAAAACATGGTTCAGTTTAGGCGAAATGAGCATGGCAGGCGACGTAAAATCAAGAGGGACATAACAGATATCCCAAAGAAGGGAGTTGCTGGTCTCCGTTTAGACTGTGATTCCACATCTCTCGTTGTACCAAGAGAAAGTTCTGCCGATGGAGCCGACAGTACAGGAGCCGTCTCCGTACAGCCAGTACAGGCTACATCCACTGGCACGCCCATAACGTCCTTCGGGGGACAGCCCACAAGTCCGGTGACACCAACTGCTGATGCAAGCACTTCCTTAGAGACATCGTTTGCACACTTGCAAATACATTCTGAGGGACTACCCATCTGGAATCATAGAGGTGAAGCTGAAGAGGACATAAATCAGCTTTCTGGCAGGATACTGCCTTCAGATATTTCTCAGGAGGAAACTGAATCTGATGCTAGTAGCGACAGTGAGGATGTATCATCTCGCCTTCAACTTCACATGTCATCAACACAACAGAGACTATTATCTTCAGATGCAAACTCAACAGTGCAAGAAGGAGGTGGCACAAATGGTGGCCAAGCAAGCGGCAGCGTAAGATCTAGAAGACCAGATGGAGAGTGCACAGTGACTGAGGTCTAA